A region from the Salvelinus sp. IW2-2015 linkage group LG21, ASM291031v2, whole genome shotgun sequence genome encodes:
- the LOC111982375 gene encoding beta-2-glycoprotein 1: MNPTLALLLLCQLALYTSVTCKKVCARPPVTDGMDTLGLKRVYEIGEEVTLACERGYTPGKTKTAKITCSASGEWTKLDLVCSPKMCPLPKPMQKPGMIDVPFKSVLNYTCDDGYVMIGANESVCLHDGTLSAPPPMCKAVSCALPQAPKDGKIVYDNKKFTGNEIQYGQSWTYECLPPRAPIGNERGSCLASGNVTEPPVCKEVSCSIPPTIDHGLITFAVMREAGYKEKVKYQCQDHYVLDGSEEIQCQNTGNWSTLPVCRAPCKVNINRGRIFYNAKKIWIGDLKPNRVLHGEPVVFYCLNKELKCGIPVSSQCIDGTLSTPECFKEPGKMEYTLKPKSLPSEIAMCQADVTK, from the exons ATGAATCCAACCTTGGCTTTGCTGCTGCTCTGCCAGCTTGCCTTGTATACGTCAGTGACATGCAAGAAAG TATGTGCCCGTCCGCCCGTGACCGACGGTATGGATACACTGGGCCTAAAGCGTGTGTATGAGATTGGAGAAGAGGTGACCCTGGCGTGTGAGCGTGGATACACACCTGGGAAAACCAAGACTGCCAAGATCACCTGCTCAGCCTCGGGAGAGTGGACCAAACTGGACCTTGTGTGTTCTC CAAAGATGTGCCCTCTCCCCAAGCCTATGCAAAAGCCAGGGATGATTGACGTGCCATTCAAGAGTGTACTCAACTACACATGTGATGACGG GTACGTCATGATAGGAGCCAATGAGAGCGTGTGTTTACACGATGGTACCCTCAGTGCACCACCACCAATGTGTAAAG CTGTGAGTTGTGCTCTGCCTCAAGCACCTAAGGATGGTAAAATTGTCTATGACAATAAGAAGTTCACTGGCAATGAAATCCAGTACGGACAGAGTTGGACGTATGAGTGTTTGCCGCCAAGAGCTCCCATTGGCAACGAGAGAGGATCGTGCCTGGCCAGTGGAAACGTGACTGAGCCACCGGTATGCAAGG AGGTGAGCTGCTCCATCCCACCAACGATAGACCACGGCCTCATCACCTTTGCTGTGATGAGGGAGGCCGGCTACAAGGAGAAGGTCAAGTACCAGTGTCAGGACCACTACGTTCTGGACGGCTCTGAGGAAATACAATGTCAGAATACAGGCAACTGGTCCACTTTGCCCGTTTGTAGAG CCCCCTGTAAAGTTAACATCAACAGAGGTCGCATCTTCTACAACGCCAAGAAGATCTGGATTGGGGATCTGAAACCCAATAGAGTCCTTCACGGGGAGCCGgttgtgttctactgtctgaacAAGGAGCTGAAGTGTGGCATTCCAGTGTCAAGTCAGTGCATCGACGGCACACTCAGTACCCCAGAATGCTTTAAAG AACCAGGCAAGATGGAGTACACCCTCAAGCCCAAATCACTTCCATCTGAGATTGCGATGTGTCAAGCCGACGTAACAAAATAA